The DNA segment TCGCCGAAATCAGAGAGCATTACGCGCGAGGTATCGCGCAAGGTATCGGAGTGGACGAGTAAAAGCCGTTTAAGTAAATATCAAAACGGTTAGGATTGAAAAAACCAACGCTATTCAAATTTGTTTTCCGTATGAACCATATACATCTTGTCGGAGTGGATGAAGCGGGGCGCGGTCCGATCGCCGGGCCGGTGGCCGTCGGTATCTGCTTTGTACCCCGCAAGTTTTCGGCCAAGCTTGGGCGAAAATTTTCCGATTATCCCTTTGGAAAAGATTCCAAAAAACTGACTGGCGCCTTAAGGGAATTGTGGTTTAAACGCATGACCCTGGCAAAAAAAGAAGGCGTGCTTGATTTTCATGTTTCATTAGTCGGCCAAAATATTATAGATAAAAAAGGCCTGTCTTGGGCGGTGAGAAAAGCCATGGCGAAGGCCCTAAAAAAGCTTCCGTCCTCGCCTGAACGTTGCCGTGTTCTTCTTGACGGAGCTCTTTTTGCCCCGCGAAATTTCACCAATCAGAAAACCATAATAAAAGGAGACGAAAAAGAATTTATCATAACTTTGGCAAGCATCGCGGCCAAGGTTACGCGCGACCGGTACATGACAAAATTTTCACAAAAATTTCCCGATTTCGGTTTTGAAAAACATAAAGGTTATGGGACGAGGGCGCATTATGAGGCGATCGGAAAACACGGCCTTTGCAAACTGCACAGGAGAAGTTTTCTGAAAGGGAGTAAGACAGCATGGAACATGGAACATGCAACATAAAACACAAGAGAAGAATAATTTTTTTCTTTACACATCGAAAATGTTATATGTTTCGTGTTACATGTTCCATGAATCAACGGCTTGTCTTTATAAACCATATAATGTATATTGTATAAATCATGGTAGTTAGAATGCGACATACGAGGGGACAGAGCCGGAGCAGACGTTCCCATCACTCTCTTGAATCGGTGAGAACCGGTCTTTGTTCCGATTGCAAAATGCCAAAGATACGTCACGCGGTCTGCCTGAATTGCGGTAAATACCGCGGTAAACAGATTATTGACGTACAAGCCGAAATTGACAAAAAGGCAAAGAAAAAGAAGGAAAAACAAAAATCTAAGGTATAATGCAAATACTACGAAAGCCCTCTTCTTGTTCGTAGTATTCGCATAGTTCGCAGGTTCGCATTATAGATTTCCGTAGTATTCGCATGATAATTCGCAGGTTCGCATTGTAGATTTATGGCTAACAGGCACCTTGCAAGATCAATCATTCTACAAACACTCTTTGAGTGGGATTTTAACGGTTCCGTCTCTTTAAAAACCGGTCTGCCAAAAGTGTCGCCGATAGAAATACTTGAGCGCAATATCAAAGAGTTCGGCTCCGGTATGGGAGGAGCCCCTTTTGTTCAAGTTCTTTTGAAAGGCATCGTTGAAAAAAAGACGATTCT comes from the bacterium genome and includes:
- a CDS encoding ribonuclease HII; its protein translation is MNHIHLVGVDEAGRGPIAGPVAVGICFVPRKFSAKLGRKFSDYPFGKDSKKLTGALRELWFKRMTLAKKEGVLDFHVSLVGQNIIDKKGLSWAVRKAMAKALKKLPSSPERCRVLLDGALFAPRNFTNQKTIIKGDEKEFIITLASIAAKVTRDRYMTKFSQKFPDFGFEKHKGYGTRAHYEAIGKHGLCKLHRRSFLKGSKTAWNMEHAT
- the rpmF gene encoding 50S ribosomal protein L32; the protein is MRHTRGQSRSRRSHHSLESVRTGLCSDCKMPKIRHAVCLNCGKYRGKQIIDVQAEIDKKAKKKKEKQKSKV